One Kushneria konosiri genomic window, GGCCCGTTCTGGGACATGATCCAGAACGCGCTGGGGGGCGACAGCGGCGTGACGGTGGCCGATATCTATACCGGCATGCTCAGCTTTGCCGGCATTGCCTTTGTGGCCGTCACGGTGGGGGTGCTCAACTACTTCGTGGTCAGCCACTACATCTTTCGCTGGCGCTGGGCGATGAATGATTTCTACATGAAACACTGGTCGAAGCTGCGCCACATCGAGGGCGCGGCCCAGCGCGTGCAGGAAGACACCATGCGCTTTTCCACCACGCTTGAGGGGCTGGGCGTCAATCTGCTCAAGGCGGTGATGACCCTGATCGCCTTCATGCCGCTGCTGGTCACGATGTCGCAGAACATCACCGAGCTGCCCCTCATCGGTCATATCCCCAACGCACTGGTATGGGCAGCAATTGCCTGGTCACTCTTTGGCACTGTGCTGCTGGCCGTGGTGGGTATTCGTCTGCCGGGGCTCGAGTTTCGCAATCAGCGCGTCGAGGCGGCCTACCGCAAGGAACTGGTCTACGGCGAGGATGATCCGCAGCGCGCAGCGCCTGCGAGTGTGGCCACGCTGTTTGATCGGGTCAGACAGAACTATTTTCGGCTTTACTGGCACTACGCCTACTTCAACATTGCCCGCATCTTCTATCTGCAGGCTGATGTGGTGTTCGGCTTTATCGTGCTGGCGCCTTCGATCGTGGCCGGCAAGCTGACGCTGGGCCTGTTGCAGCAGATCCTCAACGTCTTTGGACAGGTGCGCGACTCCTTCCAGTATCTGGTCAACTCCTGGTCGACCATCATCGAACTGCTCTCGATCATCAAGCGTCTGCGCACCTTTGAATCGGTCATCGATGACGACCCTTCGAAAGGAAAGGCGCTGCCCCTGAACGAATAGCCCTCTTTTGAGCGCGCGCTTTCCCAGCCGCTTCTCTCCCATAGGCCTGCCGCGGCCCTGAATACCCCGGCAGGCCGTGCGCCCTCATCACGAGGGACCGAGTACCTCATCCGGGCCGGTATCGCGCACGTGCAGCGTGATCACGGTGCAGTGCGCCACATGAGACACCTTATGCGACACGCTACCGACCACCAGCCCCTTCATGTCACTGAGTCCGCGGCTGCCCATCACGATGGCATCCACCTCCAGCGCTTGAGCCATCTCCACAATGGTCCGATCCGGTCGGCCCGGCGGATTATCCTCGACGTGAAAGTGTACCTCGGCGGACGGGTCACCCACCGCCGCCCAGGTCTCCTTCAATAGCGCCTCGCCATGTTCATGGCCCTTTTCCGGGGTGTAATCCACCGGCGTTGATCCGGTGGTGGCCCCCAGATGGTCGGTGGCCACCGGCGGCTCGACAATATGCAGCAGATGCAGAACGCCCCCTTCGGCGCGCTGCATCAGACAGGCGTGCTCGAGTGCTCGACGAGCACTGCGGGAGCCATCCAGGGGTATTAGAATGCGCTGTGTCATGATTCACCTCCCTGCGCTGGCGGCTGATGCCCGCCCTCAGGACGACAACACCGTCAGACCGCACAACAAGTCATGCGGCGGTGTCTGATGTTGCAACCATACCGCCGCGCCCTTACCTCTTTGACATTAGCACTCCTGCATAAGGGACTACACTTCGATCATGGTTCATGCCCCTTTCGGGGTCTATCCATGACCCATCGGACTACCCCTGCCCGCCCCAGCGTGCCAGAGTATCGAAACACACTGTCCTGCTCCGAGAGACGTTTGCCATGTCGATTCATCTGCTGGTCGTGACGCGCCTGTCACGCCATCATCAGGCCCGCATCGAAGCCGCCGGTTTTCGCCTTCATATGGCAGAAGACGCCGAGACCCGCCGCGAGGTACTCCGCCATCACCGTGATGACATTCGAGCCGCCCTGACCATCGGTACCATTGGCTTCACGGCCGAGGAAATGGACGAGCTGCCAAATCTGGGACTGATCTGTGCCCAAGGGGTCGGCTTTGAGGGCATTGACGTGGCAGCCGCTCGAGAGCGCGGCATTGCCGTCGCACACGGGCCTGGCACCAATGCCGAAACGGTGGCCGACCATACGCTTGGGCTGATGCTTTCCTGTCTTCGCCGTATTCCACAGGGGGATGCCGGCCTGCGCCTGGGGCAATGGCAGGAGATTCGCCGCAGCGCGCCGGTGCTGCACGGCAAGACACTGGGGCTTCTGGGCATGGGCAACGTGGCCCGTGCCATCGCCAGGCGCGCCCATTACGGTTTCGACATGCCCGTGGTCTACTTCTCCCGCCAGCCGAAGGCCGATCTCGACTGGCCCCATACATCGGACCCGCAACATGTGGCGGCGCAGGCCGACGTGCTGGTCAGCGCCCTGCCCGGCGGTCCGGAGACGCACCATCTGATCAATGACGAGCTGCTGGGCGCCATGAAACCTGACAGCATTGTGGTCAACGTCGGTCGCGGTAGCGTGGTGGACAGTGATGCGCTGGTGCGTGCCGTCACCGAAAAGCGCCTTGCCGGCGCTGCCCTCGATGTCTTCGAGCATGAGCCCGACGTGCCGCAGGCGCTGAAGGATGAACCGCGCATCATCATGACGCCGCACACCGGGGGCCTCTCCCCTGAAGCTCTTGATGCCACCGTGGAACTGGTCATTCAGAATCTTCAGGCCTTTCACGAGGGCCGCGCGCTGGTAACCCCGGTGCCAGAAGCCTGATTCGTTTTGTGCATGCACCGACAGGAGCCCGCCATGTGCGCTGACCATTCGGAAGACGTTCGTTCAAAGAAACAGAAAATGCTCGCCGGCGAGCTCTACATCGCCGATGATCCCGAACTGGCTCATGACTCGGCCGTTGCCAAGGCCGCCATGGCCGAATTCGCCAGAAGCTACGAGCACGACGTCGCAGCCGCCCATGCCATCCTGAAAGGGCTCTTCAAGGAGTTGGGTGATACCGCTCATATCCGGCCGCCGCTGCATGTCGACTACGGCTGCTACATCAGCTTCGGTGAGGGCTCATTTGCCAACTTCGGGCTGGTGGCACTGGATGTCGCGCCCATCACCATCGGTCGGGACGTCCAGATCGGGCCCAACGTGCAGCTGCTGACACCAACCCACCCCATCGATGCCGCCTCGAGACGCGCAAAGCTCGAAGCCGGCGCCCCGATCATCATCGAAGACAACGTCTGGCTGGGCGGCGGTGCGATCGTGCTGGCCGGCGTCACCATTGGTGAGAACAGTGTCATCGGTGCCGGTGCGGTGGTCACCCGTGACATCCCCGCCAACGTCGTAGCGGTGGGCAACCCGGCCCGCGTGATTCGACAACTTGAATAATGCATCGCATTGAGCCTGCCATGCCCTTCTGACGACCGCCCGCTACACTGAGGCCGGCGCCGCGTTCTGCGGTGAACAGTCGAGATCAACGCATGAGCCACGACACTGCCTTGCCCACCCCTCGCAGCCGCCGCGGGCTGGATGGCCTGAACTTCTTTCTGGCCGATGTCCGTGATGGCGTCGGGCCCTTTCTGGGCATCTACCTGCTGACGCGCTTTGACTGGAGTGCCGGGCAGATCGGCATGGCCATGTCGGCGATGACCTTTGCCACCATGATCGCGCAGAGCCCGGCCGGCATGCTGCTGGACGTTACCCGACACAAGCGTTTGCTGACCGCTCTGGCCACGCTCGTGGTCGCCGTGTGCAGCGTGCTGATGACGCTGCCGGCGCTGGTTAATCTGCCCTCTATCCTGCTGCTGCAGGCGCTGATGGGCGTCAGTGCGGCGCTGCTGCTGCCGGCCGTTGCCGCGATCACGCTGGGCATGGTCGGCAGCCGGCGCTTCCCGGAGCGCCAGGGCCGCAATGAAATCTTCAATCACGCCGGCAACGTGGTGGCCGCGCTGCTCGCCGGCCTGCTGGCGCATTTTTTAAGCGTCGAATGGCTGTTTTATTCCCTGGTGCTGTTCGCCTGCGGCAGCCTGATCAGCGCGCTCGCCATTCGTGAGGAGGATATCGATCACGCCGCCGCCCGGGGCGCGATGGCCGATGAAACGCTGCCCCGGCAAGGCACCGGTGTGATGGCGGTCCTGCGCCATCGACAGGTGCTCATGCTTGGCGCCACGCTGACCCTGTTTCACTTTTCAAATGCCGCCATGCTGCCGCTGGTCGGCCAGTACCTGACGATCGGCGACAAGGACGCCGCCTCGCTGTACATGTCGGCCTGCATCGTCATTGCCCAGCTCGTGATGATCCCGGTGGCCTGGTGGGCGGGACGCAGGGCCGTCAGCTGGGGGCGACGACCGGTCTTCATGATCGGCCTGATCGCGCTGCCGCTGCGGGGCCTGCTCTATGGCGTCAGTAACGATCCCGTCTGGCTGCTGCTGGTACAGGCGCTGGACGGCATCGGCGCCGGCATCTTCGGCGTGCTCTGGCTAATTGTGGCCGCCGACCTGACCCATGGCACCGGGCGCTACAATGCAACGGTCGGCGTGCTGGGCACGCTGTTTGCGCTGGGCGCCGCGGCCTCCAACCTGGTCGCCGGGGTCGTGGTGGACGCCAGCGGCTATGTCGGCGGCTTTCTCTTTCTTGCAGCGTTTGGATGCGCAGCGCCGCTGATCTTCTGGTGGGGCGTTGGCGAGACCCGCCCGATCGAGGACGCCTCTTCAGTGTCGGTGTAGGCTCTCGGCGCCATCATTGCCTGTCGTTCTGCGTGCGCTATCTGTGGTTAACGACCGGGAAGAGGCACGCCCGGCTTATGGGCATACGTCACGGTCTCGCCAAATCCCTCCGCCCCGATCCGCTGCTCGAGCCCGGCGTCCAGCACCTGCCGACCGGTGATGTGAAAGCTTCCATCACGGCTTTCTCCCCGGGTCAGCGAAGCATCATCGAGTATCGCCTCCAGTCGCCGGGCGACGGCGTCACCGGAGTCGACCAGCTGAACGTGGCGGCCCAGCTGCGCCTGAATGGGCGCTCGCAGCAGCGGATAGTGCGTGCAGCCCAGCACCAGCTGGTCGAGGGCGTGCCACTCGGGAGCGTGCAGGGGAGAAAGCTCGGCGGCCAGCGCGTCACCATCGAGTGTGTTTGATCGCCAGTACTGCTCGGCCAGTGCGGCAAGGTTCGGCGCGCCTACCGTCACGACCCGGCAGTGACCGGCAAAGCGCTCGATCAGGGTCGCGACATGGGCACTTTTCACCGTCCCCGGCGTGGCCAGCACGCCGATGACACCGCTGCGACTGGCCGCAGCCGCCGGGCGGATCGCCGGCACCACGCCCACCACCGGGATCGACAGCCGTTCTCTCAGTGCCGGCAACACCACGGTCGAGGCCGTGTTGCAGGCGATCACCACCGCATCGACAGGACGAGTCGCTACAGCCCGTGTGATGAGATCGCATACGCGAGCGATCAGTGCCTCGGCATCAAGATTGCCATAGGGGAACGCTGCGCTGTCAGCGATGTAGTGCTGCGAAAGTCCCGGCAGGCGATGGCGAATGGCCCGCGCAATGGTCAGTCCGCCAATGCCGGAATCCAGCAGCCAGATGGCTCGCGTCTTCTGCATGACTGTTTTGCCTGCTTCCCGGTTCGAGTATCGGATGGTCATGTGTATGTCGAGCATGACGTCCGATCATGCCAATGCAGAAGAATATCTCAGCGACACATCGCCGTGCTTCCCCATTGCCGCCGGGTCATTGATACTGTCAATTCTCGTGACAAACACGAGCCCCATACAACAGGTGCCGGCCGGTCATGACCTGCCGTACACCAAACAACACAATGGGAACATTGCCATGACTTCTGTCACCCGAGCGTCTCCGCTCGATCTTCTGCGCCTGCATGTGCTGGTGGTTATCCTCTCGCTGATTGCCGAGTGGATCGGCATCATCAAGATTCCGCTGGGCGTTGGTACGCTGTTATTGCTGCCGCTGTTTTATGCCTTTTTGCTGGCCATTGCCCTTAACCCGCATCTTTCCAGCCAGTTTCATGCGCTGGTGCCGCCACGCCTGAGCGATGCAGCCTCCCCGCTGATCCTGATTGCGATCATGCCGTTCATTGCCCGCTTTGGGTCTACCATCGGGCCATCGATCGATCAGATCATCAGTGCCGGGCCAGCGCTGATCCTTCAGGAACTGGGCAATCTGGGCACCATGCTGATCGCCCTGCCGTTTGCCTTGCTGGTGCTGAAAATGGGTCGCGAATCGATCGGGGCGACCTATTCGATTGCGCGTGAACCCAATATCGCAATCATCTCGGACCGCTATGGCCTGAAGGGTCCGGAAGGGATCGGCGTGATGGGGGTCTACGTGGTTGGCACCATGTTCGGCACCCTCTGGTTTGCGCTGATGGCCGGTTTTCTCGGCTCGGCGGGCTGGTTTGACCCGCGCGCGCTGGCGATGGCCTGTGGCGTGGGTAGCGGCAGCATGGTGGCGGCCTGTTCAGGGGCGCTGGCCGAGGCCGTTCCTGCCATGCGCGAGGAGCTGTTCGCCTTTGCCGGGGCCAGTAATCTCCTGACCTATGCCACCGGCCTTTATGTGTCGCTCTTTATCGCCCTGCCGGTCGCGGAGTGGCTCTACAAGCGGCTCAGCCCCAAACGCCAGGCGACTGCCTCTATCAATCCCGCCGATGCCGACAGCGCCACAGAGGCGGCGGCTGAACTTCGCCCCGAGCAGCAGATCGGCCGGACCGCGATGATGCTGGCAGCCGTCTGCGTGGTGGGCTGGATCACCAATGTGATCAGCGCCGGCACGCTCTGGGGCGCCCTGCCGGGCATGATCATTCTTTACGTCATGAGTCTGATCGGACTGCTCATCACCCGGGCCATGCCCTTCTACCTGCCGGCGATTGCCTGGATATCGCTGGTCAGCATTGTCATGACCCTGCCGTTTTTTCCCGGTAATGCCTGGGTGGTAGCGCAGCTGTCGCAGGTCAACTTCCTGGCCATCGTCACGCCCGTGCTCGCCTACGCCGGCTTCGTCCTGTCGAAGCAGGAGTTCAGCATGTTCCGCCGTACCGGCTGGAAGCTGGTGCTGGTGTCGCTGCTGGTGTTCACTGGCACCTATCTCGGTTCGGCAGTGGTCGCCCAGATCCTGCTTTAACCCGCAACGGTGTGGCACACCTTTACCGGCGTGCCACACCCACGTTGATCCCTTTCGCATTACGGAGACACGCATGTCCATGAAGATCGTCGTCATCGGCCCGGGGCAGATGGGGGGCAATATGGCGCTCACGCTCAAGCGCGCCGGCTTTGAGGTCACGGGTATCGACCCCAGCGAACAGGCGCGACAGCGGCTGAGCGATCAGGGTCTGAATGTGGCCAGCGACGCCGCGCTGCCCTCTGCCGAGGTCTATCTGCTGTCACTGCCCACTTCCGATCATGTTCGCACGGTGATCGAATCAAGCCCCGGGCTTCTCGAGCACGCCGCGCGTGGCAGTGTGGTGATGGACACCTCGACCAGCGACCCGGTCGTCAGCCGCGCCCTGGCACAAAAGGTCACGGACGCCGGCCTTGAATGGCTGGATGCTCCGGTCAGCGGCGGTCCGAAGGGCGCCGCCACAGGCAAGATGGGCGTGCTGCTCGGCGGTGAGGCATCCACCATCGAGCGGGTGGTCCCGGTGCTTGAGGCCCTGTCGGCCCGCTATACCCACGTGGGCCCGGCCGGCAGCGGCCATGTGGTCAAGCTGGCCAACAACTACCTGTGTGCAGCCAACCTGATCGCCACCGGCGAGGCCGTCGCCATGGCGGCAAAAGCCGGGGTTGATCCAGCGGCCTGTCTGGCCGGGCTCAACAGCGGCTCGGGGCGCAGCGCCGTCAGGGAGGTCAACTTCCCCGAATGGATTTTCTCGGAGCGTTTTGACTCGGGCTTTACCACCGGCCTGATGCGCAAGGACCTTCGTCTGGCCCGTGACGCCGCCGAGCAGTTGGACACCCCAAGGGCCCTGCTGAACCATGTGGTCGAGCGCTGGCACGAGGCGCGCGACATCGAGGATCAACAAGACTTCAACCGCATCGCCGATGCCCTTCTCGCCACCGCCCGCAAGTAACAGGAAATACTGTCATGTCGACCCCCTCTGCACAGGATGAGCGTGCAAAGGCACGCCTTGAGGCCCTGCTGGATCACTTTGGCCTGTCTCGCAGTGAGGCACCGGCTACCAACTGGATCGACGGTCAGGCCGTCGTCGGCCAGTGAGAAACGATCACACTGCGCAACCCGGTCACCGGTCAGTCGCTGGTGAGCTACTTCGATGCCGGCCAGGCCCTGGTTGAACGAGCCGTCAGCGCCGGCACGCGTGCACAAATCGAATGGATGGGCCTGACCGCCAGCGCCCGCGGCCGACACATGAATGCCGCCATTCGGGCGCTGGAAGGACAGGAAGAGTCACTGGCGCAGCTGGAAAGCGTGGTGGCCGGCAAGCCGATCAGCGACTGTCGTGGTGAAGTCGGCAAGGTGCGCGAAATGTTTGAGTACTACGCCGGCTGGTGTGACAAGCAGCATGGCGAAGTGATCCCGGTGCCCACCTCGTATCTCAACTATGTGCGCCACGTCTCCTATGGCGTGGTCGGTCAGATCACGCCCTGGAATGCGCCGATGTTCACCTGCGCCTGGCAGCTGGCGCCCGCCATCGCGGCCGGTAACGCGGCCGTGCTCAAGCCCTCGGAGCTGACGCCCTTCACCTCAGTCGTGATCGCAGGGCTTTTGGAAAGCGGCGGGCTGCCAAAGGGGCTGATCAACATTATCAACGGCGTGGGGCCGACCACCGGTGCCGCCCTGACCGATCATGACGGCATCTCGAAGCTGGTGTTTGTTGGCTCGCCGGAAAGCGGACGGATGATCGCCCAGGCCGGCGCGCGCCGCCTGGTGCCCAGCGTGCTGGAGCTCGGCGGCAAGTCCGCCAACATCATTTTCAATGACGCCAGACTCGATGACGCCGTGGCCGGCGCTCAGGCCGCCATTTTTGCCGCTGCCGGGCAGAACTGTGTGGCGGGATCACGTCTTTTGATTCAGCGCGACATCTTCGATGAGGTCGTTGAACGACTGGGACGCGCCGCGGCACAGATTCCGGTGGGGCTGCCGGAAGACGATGCCACCCGCATGGGACCGCTTCAAAACGCCCGGCAGTTCGAACGGGTCATGGCCATGATCAATACGGCGATCGAATCCGGCGCCCGCCTCATGACCGGCGGCCATCGCCCACAGGGGCTGCCCGAAGGGACCGGCGGCTACTATCTGGCGCCTACCATTCTGGCCGATGTGACCCCCGACATAGCCATTGCCTGCGAGGAGGTGTTCGGTCCGGTGCTGGTCGCCATGCCCTTCGATGACGAAGCCGAGGCCATCCGCCTTGCCAATGCCACCCGCTTTGGGCTGGCCGGTGCTGTCTGGACACAGGATGTCGCCCGCGCCCATCGCGTGGCCGGCAAGCTGCGGGCCGGCACAATCTGGATCAACAGCTACAAGGCGATCAACGTCATGTCGCCGTTTGGCGGCTTCGGCGACAGCGGCTTTGGGCGCTCCAGCGGTCTGGATGGCCTGAAGGAGTACACCCTGCCCCAGAGCGTCTGGGTGGAAACCGGCGGGCAGGCAAGCGTGGCGATGGGGTATGGCAACGGCGTGGGGTGAGTCTTTCCCATGAGACCTGTAAGCCCACCTTTTGGTGGGCTTTTTTGTGCTGCCATGCCGGGATCACGCGAACGCTTTTCGGTGTGCCCCTGAGCTTGGGTGTGCCCCTGAGCTTGAATGAAGACAGCACGCCATTCTCTATCGCGTCACGACAACCAGACCGACCAGCAAGAGCACTCCGCCCGCCAGGAAGTTGATCGTCAGGGGCTCGCCGAGCAAGAACGCCCCGAACAGCACGCCAAAAATCGGGGATAGAAACGAAAAGATCCCCAGTTGCGAGGCAAAGTAGCGCCGGAGCAGTGCGAACCACAAAAGCAGTGCGGCAAAGGAGATGACCAGCGTCTGGAAGGTCAGACTGGCGAGCGCTGCGCCCGTGAACTGAATACGCCCAAAATCGCCCAGCAGTATCGTGGCGGGCAGCAACAGCAGACCCGCAACGGTCAGCTGATAGCATAATGTCTGGACCGGCGGCGTCTCGGAAAGCGATGAACGACGGATCACCAGCGTCGTGGCCGCCCAGGCAAGACCGGCCAGCAGACCCAGTAGATCACCGCGCAGAATGTCACCGGCATTGTCGATATCGGTATCCGGTGCCATCGCCAGCACCATACCGCCAAAGGCCAGGGCAACACCGATCCACTGTCGTCGTGTCAGCTGTTCGCCCGGCACCCACAGGTGCAGCCCCACGGCCGCAAAAACGGGAGCCGTGTAGAGAAACACCGACATGTGAGAGGCCAGCGTATGGTTGAGCCCCCAGGCCACAAACAAGAACTCCGCGGCAAATCCCAGCCCCACCAGAACCCCCGGGCCGAGCTGCGCGCGCATATCGCGCAGCCGGATGCCCTGCCACCAGGCCAGCGCCGCCACCAGCACGGCCGCAAGCGATGAGCGCAGGGCCACCTGTGACAGCGGTGACATGTCCTCGGCCACCATCTTGATGGCCACCTGCTGAGCGCCCAGCACGATGCAAAACAGCACCATCAGGGCGCTGGCCTGCAGGTCCAGCCGCCGGCGCGCCGAATGGCTGCCTGTCGATAGGGTGGGCGTTGTCTGTCCGGTGTTCTGCATAGGGCCTCCTGTCGGTCACAGGCTTCAGTGGAGCATTTGCCGGGGCCGTCGCCAAACGATTAATCTGGAGATCAAGGCTCAGGAAAACTCAACCCATGAAGATCGAACGCCTCCCCCTGAATGCGCTGCGCGCCTTTGCCGAGGCGGCCCGCACGCAGAGCTTCAAGCACGCTGCCAATAGGCTGGGGGTGACGCCCGGTGCGGTCAGCCGTCAGATCAAACAACTCGAAGACCGGCTCGGCGTTACGTTTTTTTGAGAGACATGCCAACGGTGTCCAGCTCAACGAAATCGGACGGCAGCTGGCCCGGGACATCGACAGCGGTCTTGAAACGATCGCCGCGGGCGTCTCAACCGCTCGGGAAAGTGCGCGACACACCCCGATGCTGACGCTCAGCGCACCGCCCACTTTCCTGCAGCTGTGGCTGCTGCCACGGCTGGCCACATTTGAGGCCCGGATTGGCGGTCTCGATATTTCACTGGAGTCCAATGACGCCCTGATCGTCCCCACCTGGCGAGGCAGCGGGGCGCGTCTGGCGATACGCTATGGCCGCGGCCCCTGGCCGGACGTGACGAATTACCGGCTGTTGGGCGATGAGCTGTTCCCCGTCTGTACCCCTGCACTGCTCAAACAGCACGGTCAGCCCATGAAGCCCGCCGACCTGGCCCGTCACACCCTGCTGGAAGTGGCCTGGAACTCTCCACAGAGCGCCACCGTCCCGGGCTGGCAGACATGGCTCGAGACAGTCGGCGTCGCCAATCAGGTGTCGCCGCCGCAAAGGCGCTATTCGCTGTCCGGGCTGGCCGTGGACCAGGCCATTGCCGGGCGGGGCCTCATGCTGGCCAGTCTCCCCCTGGTGATGGACCGGCTGGCCAGCGGCGTACTGATGATTCGCCCCTTCGGCGAACAGCATGCCCTCGCCTCCCCCATGACCTACGACCTGCTGACCCCGGCGATCGGTGAAGCGTCGCCTGCCGTGGCACGTTTTGTCGACTGGCTGTTGCAAGAAGCCACCGTCTTCGACGGTGAGGCGAACAAGGCCCACTGAGCCCAGCACCTCTATTGGCCGGGCCGCATGGTTGTTGATCAAATAAAAAGCCCACCGTTGGGTGGGCTTTAGAGTAAAAACCGGTCGGCCATTCAATTTTTACAACCATTCTTGTCGCAGGTAATTCTACTGCCTGAAGACACCCAATGATCTGAATGGTCTTTCGTGTCAAAACCGCAGCCGGTTTTCCCGCCTTTATTGCCTTTATGAACAACACCGGTCGGTATGTGCTTGACGGCCATAAGCGCTCCTTTGATTAGACAAATTAACAGTAGCTTGATTGCAAATATCAACAACGCAACTTTTGCCTAATTCGTCATGAGCCAAACCATCAAGAAAACATTAACCACGACTGATGCACAGAACCAAAAAGCCCACCGTTGGGTGGGCTTTGTCATCATGCGTCTCGAGCGTCTTTCAGAGCGCGGGGCGATGCAGCCGGGCATTGAACAGCGGCCCGCGTGTCATGCCGGTGCGCCATTTGGCGAGCGCCAGCACGCCGAGATCGATCAGCGGTTCCAGAATGACCACGCTCATGTAGGCCACCCCGAACGTGCTGACATTGACGAGGCTCTGCGCCGAAAGCCCCTCGCCGTAGAAGGCCCAGAAGCCGACCCAGAGCACGATGCCGCCCTGATAGGCGGTGGAAAGCGCCAGCGCCTGTCGATAGGTCACCTCAACGTAGGGCGTATCGCGTGGAATCAGGCGTCCGGCCAGCACGCTGATGCCCCACAGCGGCACGATCAGGGTGGTCACGTTCATGCCGTATTGCGGCAGGTCGAACGGCGCGAAGAAAAGCCCCTGAATCAAAAGCCCCAGCGCCAGGCCGATCGCCGTCGGGCCAGCCCCAAACAGCAGCAGCAGGGTCGAGCCCAGAATCAGGTGGACCTCTGACACGCCCACAGCGTGGTGAGGCAACACCTCGAAAAAGCAGAAGACACACAGCGTGGCCACAAGACTGCGACCGATCAGCGCCGTGAAGCCATCGCGGCCTTCCAGCGTGTGCCGTGCCAGACGCGCGGTCAGCCCGAAGGCACCGGCCGCGGTGGCGTAACTCAACAGGATTTTGGCGCCCGTGACGACGCCCGGTTCGATATGCATGCGATTGATCCTTGCTGCACCCACCGTGCAGGGATGAGATGAATGGAAGTCGACATGGCAGGTCTCCTGGCTTGCGCGTCATCACCCTTGCCTCGCCTTCCCGGCAGTGGCCAGTGGCGTGTGAGGCGGGCTCATCGCTTACAGTTGCGGGGGCAGCCGTGGCTTGTCCACGTTCCCTTTTCATTTGAAGCGGCAGGGCCGCTTCAACACCATGTCACCTGCATTCTATGCCTGGTGGGCTCGGGGAAGGCAACGCCTTTTTAAAGCGATGTCTGATAAAGAGACAGTGCCCGGACGACAGCGCTTGATCGCCGCTCCTGCTGATCAGGCCACGCTGTCCATCGCGATAACGCGCCCTGATGCGCCCTCCAGCACGCCATCGCGGATCGCAGCGATGACCAGGCAGGCCTCACGTCCGTCGGCGCCAACAAGGCGCTCCCCCTGTGCGTTCCATCCGCCGCTTCTGCCGCAGGTCTGCCAGCTACCGGTGTCGGAGATATGGTTGGAAAACAGCACCGGCATTCCGTGACGCCGGGCAATGCCGGCAAGGCATTGAGCATCCGCCTCATATCCGCCGTCTGAAATCAGCACACTGGCAAGATACACCGCCGCCTTCCGGGCGGAAGCGGCATCACTGTGAATGGTGTGGACAAAATCGGCGCAAATCGCCAGTGCGATGCGCACGCCGTTGACGGTGAAGAGACAGGCTTCA contains:
- a CDS encoding sugar O-acetyltransferase, producing MCADHSEDVRSKKQKMLAGELYIADDPELAHDSAVAKAAMAEFARSYEHDVAAAHAILKGLFKELGDTAHIRPPLHVDYGCYISFGEGSFANFGLVALDVAPITIGRDVQIGPNVQLLTPTHPIDAASRRAKLEAGAPIIIEDNVWLGGGAIVLAGVTIGENSVIGAGAVVTRDIPANVVAVGNPARVIRQLE
- the murI gene encoding glutamate racemase, which codes for MQKTRAIWLLDSGIGGLTIARAIRHRLPGLSQHYIADSAAFPYGNLDAEALIARVCDLITRAVATRPVDAVVIACNTASTVVLPALRERLSIPVVGVVPAIRPAAAASRSGVIGVLATPGTVKSAHVATLIERFAGHCRVVTVGAPNLAALAEQYWRSNTLDGDALAAELSPLHAPEWHALDQLVLGCTHYPLLRAPIQAQLGRHVQLVDSGDAVARRLEAILDDASLTRGESRDGSFHITGRQVLDAGLEQRIGAEGFGETVTYAHKPGVPLPGR
- a CDS encoding universal stress protein translates to MTQRILIPLDGSRSARRALEHACLMQRAEGGVLHLLHIVEPPVATDHLGATTGSTPVDYTPEKGHEHGEALLKETWAAVGDPSAEVHFHVEDNPPGRPDRTIVEMAQALEVDAIVMGSRGLSDMKGLVVGSVSHKVSHVAHCTVITLHVRDTGPDEVLGPS
- a CDS encoding MFS transporter, which codes for MSHDTALPTPRSRRGLDGLNFFLADVRDGVGPFLGIYLLTRFDWSAGQIGMAMSAMTFATMIAQSPAGMLLDVTRHKRLLTALATLVVAVCSVLMTLPALVNLPSILLLQALMGVSAALLLPAVAAITLGMVGSRRFPERQGRNEIFNHAGNVVAALLAGLLAHFLSVEWLFYSLVLFACGSLISALAIREEDIDHAAARGAMADETLPRQGTGVMAVLRHRQVLMLGATLTLFHFSNAAMLPLVGQYLTIGDKDAASLYMSACIVIAQLVMIPVAWWAGRRAVSWGRRPVFMIGLIALPLRGLLYGVSNDPVWLLLVQALDGIGAGIFGVLWLIVAADLTHGTGRYNATVGVLGTLFALGAAASNLVAGVVVDASGYVGGFLFLAAFGCAAPLIFWWGVGETRPIEDASSVSV
- a CDS encoding DUF3100 domain-containing protein codes for the protein MTSVTRASPLDLLRLHVLVVILSLIAEWIGIIKIPLGVGTLLLLPLFYAFLLAIALNPHLSSQFHALVPPRLSDAASPLILIAIMPFIARFGSTIGPSIDQIISAGPALILQELGNLGTMLIALPFALLVLKMGRESIGATYSIAREPNIAIISDRYGLKGPEGIGVMGVYVVGTMFGTLWFALMAGFLGSAGWFDPRALAMACGVGSGSMVAACSGALAEAVPAMREELFAFAGASNLLTYATGLYVSLFIALPVAEWLYKRLSPKRQATASINPADADSATEAAAELRPEQQIGRTAMMLAAVCVVGWITNVISAGTLWGALPGMIILYVMSLIGLLITRAMPFYLPAIAWISLVSIVMTLPFFPGNAWVVAQLSQVNFLAIVTPVLAYAGFVLSKQEFSMFRRTGWKLVLVSLLVFTGTYLGSAVVAQILL
- the sbmA gene encoding peptide antibiotic transporter SbmA — translated: MLRSFFPNPPVFFSSVLVWALICITLWQLGASDWGAVIGLPPLGEGEDLPVSVSRFWAPSMLWFYLYYALGVAIFAAAWALFSRHRWQHWSILVSALIIFMTWFSVQTSVAINAWYGPFWDMIQNALGGDSGVTVADIYTGMLSFAGIAFVAVTVGVLNYFVVSHYIFRWRWAMNDFYMKHWSKLRHIEGAAQRVQEDTMRFSTTLEGLGVNLLKAVMTLIAFMPLLVTMSQNITELPLIGHIPNALVWAAIAWSLFGTVLLAVVGIRLPGLEFRNQRVEAAYRKELVYGEDDPQRAAPASVATLFDRVRQNYFRLYWHYAYFNIARIFYLQADVVFGFIVLAPSIVAGKLTLGLLQQILNVFGQVRDSFQYLVNSWSTIIELLSIIKRLRTFESVIDDDPSKGKALPLNE
- a CDS encoding 2-hydroxyacid dehydrogenase, yielding MSIHLLVVTRLSRHHQARIEAAGFRLHMAEDAETRREVLRHHRDDIRAALTIGTIGFTAEEMDELPNLGLICAQGVGFEGIDVAAARERGIAVAHGPGTNAETVADHTLGLMLSCLRRIPQGDAGLRLGQWQEIRRSAPVLHGKTLGLLGMGNVARAIARRAHYGFDMPVVYFSRQPKADLDWPHTSDPQHVAAQADVLVSALPGGPETHHLINDELLGAMKPDSIVVNVGRGSVVDSDALVRAVTEKRLAGAALDVFEHEPDVPQALKDEPRIIMTPHTGGLSPEALDATVELVIQNLQAFHEGRALVTPVPEA